In Syngnathoides biaculeatus isolate LvHL_M chromosome 19, ASM1980259v1, whole genome shotgun sequence, the genomic window TCACTTATCTGGCATCGCATGAAATGGGGGAAATAAGGCAAAGGCTGATATGTAACAAAATGCCAAATATCGGCAATGACCCAACCAATAATCAGTCAAAACATGAGAAATATGGACTGCATCAGAACGTGACGGTCTGGGGAGGGAACAGACTGTTATCGGCGGAAAACCTCGGGCCAAAGCATAGTGTACTTTTAACAATTATGGTGGCAGAAACAGAGGGAAGTAATGCAGCAGAGGTTATCAAGATGGGTATTAATTACAATTAACAGAAAATATTGGTTTAAACCTTaatcctgcccgaagatacctggtatagggtccagcactcccataaccATAGTGTGGATAAGAGTCCAAGAAAATTGATGACTATATTTAAGTACATTACAGAGTATTTTGCAGAGGAGGAATCTGCACGTCTTTTATACAATTATTTAAGTGCAGTGTGTCACCTTTGCTATGATATCACTTGTCACTCCCacactataaaaataaatatacgaTGCCATAAATCTCACAACTGTTTAGGTGTTCCAATGTTAACAAAATTTGGTACGACTCAAATAGCATGGCTACTGTGTTAATTTGTAGTGTCATTCACCCAACCACAAAAAGGCAGATTAAATGATTTACCTTTCTTATCATTTCCTCACGCTCAGCTCTGTATACGTCACTAGTAAGTTGGTATTTATACATCTACAACCGCTTGGTAATATATCAAAACAATGACATTAACACCGCTTGCTATCTTTGGACAATCAAGTGATGATAATATTGGCTCAAGGTTTTTAAGTTATCATTTCTTTTACACAAGACATTGACTGAGTTCATTGCCAATCCGAACCAATGATTGAACTCAGTTTGTCACATTTATAGCTGTCAGATAAGGTTTGCTAACGACAAGATAATATTCTGAAACCAAACGCTAGTCACCTAGCTCGCTTGCTAACTGTCAGTAGTTAGCAACATAGCGAGAACACGAAAACAACTTAATTTGCATTAACTGCACATGTTCGACTGCGCTGCCAAGCTGGTTCTATTTGTAACAAATGTCACAATAGAAGTAAAGTACACCCCTTACTCACAGTTTAGCTCAGACGGCTTGCATTGTCACCTAGTCGACTTGATAGCAAACTTTAGCAGCATTTGCTAATCGTCCGCCATCGCAGAGTCTCAATTGTTTTGCAAATGtatgaagaaaaatggacatcGCACGACCGTCATACAGCCATGACGATACCTGCGTAGCGGGTCAAATTTGTAATTACCTTGTCTGTTTGCCTCTCCGTTTCCACGGGCTGTTGCGGCGTCAGCGGCTCGCGTCCGTCCTGTTAACGGTAGAGGCCTCCAGTCTTGTACGGTTCTTTCGCCATCCCGGTTCACAAACCACTaagcagaagaggaaaaaaaaaaaaaaaaacagtcgagCGGTGACGGGCGCGCCACCTCCAAAACAAAATCCCTGCATAAAAACGTGATAGACGTTGCACTCGGAACCAGTACCTTTACGATACGTTTATGCACGGCATTGCATAAACTCGTGGACTTTTCCTGTGCTCGTCATAAGTaaagtgtgtgcgcgtgtaacAATGCAGAGACCAGGCTCACACATGCAGCTACTTGTCATTGTAAACTCTGGGTAGGggttcattttgttttcttacatTCATATTTGTGAATACAATCACAACCACAGTGAATATTATGGGATTTTCTCCCCTTTTGGTATAAACATCGTAAATAGCCACAAAATTAGGTATGCCTTTATAGTTATAAAAagctgtaagattttttttttacccatatcTTTCTATCTTAAGTTCCAAATACAAAGCCAATTTAGTGTACTACTAAAATTTTGCActaaatccagaaaaaaaagacgccagTACAAAGTATAACAGAACTGGAGGGATCACGTGGTTGAATTAGAATCCAGACAAAAGATTAGTCGTGTAatgaagtttttgtttgtttgtttgtttttgctttttgacACAGCTGAAATGAGAATGATCATTTCTAGTGTAAATTTAGATACATGGACCTAAAATATACAGATATATTTTCAGAGCGGAAAAGGTTGAAACAAGTTCCGGTTTTAAtggattcattaaaaaaataaaaaaacatagatCAAATTTGGCCCCAAGATTTCTTATGCTGGGGGGCACATTTTCAAAGCCAAACGGGGAAACGATTAATACTTCAGTTTTCACTCTACTGATCTTAAGTGAGCTGTGTGCCCTTTGGCCATTAATTGACcttgcagtgatttttttttttttttttgcaccatgcAGTATAAGAGTCGAGCAATTTAAGATACAGTACCTTCAAATTTGTTCATGACACCGCAGAGAAAGCACGGACCCCAAGACTGATCCATGAGGGCCCATAAATGGGAACCTGTTGTGGTCATTTATCcacaacatttcaaaatgcttCGTAGGTGAATGTTTGGTTTGTATGAAAGCTCTGCACGGACTAAAATGATTTCACATTCATTACACATCCTTTCAAAAGCACGGCTGTTCATTATGTTGGAACATTGGGAGAAGGTGGCACATGAAAGGCAGCACAGAGGATTCCATCATCTTTAAAAACACTCTTCTGCGTTTGTGGTTTTGTGGATTTTGCAGTCATACATTGGCACTCAGTTTATTCATATGGCTTTGattagaacaaaaaacaaacacccacAGACATGAGCATAACCACATATGTTTACATCCAGCGGTATTTGGATTATGACAGCTGAGTTTTTAGGGTTCTGGATCTATAGGCTACCGCAATGGATCGAAATGAGTGAAATGGAGCATCCCAGCTTTGATTTTAGAGGATTTACTAGAAATAAAGCATTTGTATGTTTTCAGTGTTTTATAGTATTTGGACAGTTGTAAATTAAATCCTAAATGTTCATAGTTGGGTGAACACACAGTAGGCTACTATGATTATTCTAATTCTGAGTTTCGTCATATGATGTGCTTTTTCAGGCTTTCATTCACTCATACGCACTTGCTTGTTTTTGACCCTTATTGCCTTCACTTTTTTCTCCACTAAGTGAAAAGCGTGCACCATTGGCTTGGTCATTGAAGGATATtccattattttaattaaaaaagtgaCCAGAGAGTACAGTATGGGCGTATGCACCTCACAATTCATCTTGTTACATCTGACGGCCAATAGCAGAAGGGACTGAACAacttaattttttgttgttgttgttgactgtaatttaattaaatttaaatagaAGAGGATCAATCTATGCTGTCACATTTGTACGCACTAAATGCAATATGTAAATAGCAAGATGATGTAAATaggaaaagaaacatttctttGATATGCACCGTGCAGTAAATGAAAAGTCACTTCATTGTGGAATGTGACCCATTTCTTGATATGTAACACATTGAATTGATGTGGAATGATATTTTCctcatgaatgtattttttcttcttcttcatgggCTCACCAAGAAACCACCACTACTCCAAAATAATCTTTCATGTGGATGGAGCCAGGGACTGTATTCTGACCCAATAGAAGTAAGCAATTCTGAGCACATTAAGTATAGCTTAACTATAACATAGTTTCTTTTTTGTGAACTGCCAGATAACAACAGCTGTGATTAAGATTCGTGAGACTCATTGACATTATTGTGGGGTTTTTGGGTTTGCATTCAGTGATGTCAGATTTCAGAAAACTCCACATGACAGGCGAATGACTTCATCTCTCGAGATATACAGAACTTGATTGATACTTTGGGATCAGTTCTTGCTATGCGTGAATTGATTTTCACATTTGGCAAAAGATGGACTGCCGTTATCATGCAATTGCTCAGTTCAGCATGTACATGTAAAttaactctttttttaaaaatattttttaaaaagaagaaacaacagctgttagaagaaaaataattagaagaagaagaatacacTTGGCACCCTGTCCTGGCATGAATAGATAATATTTGGTAATAATTCCCGTCACCTCCGAAAAGGTTTCTAATTTTCTATAGAAGCCACAagatagcggcacggtggaacagctggaaaagcgttggcctcacggttctgaggtcccgggttcaattccggacccacctgtgtggagtttgcatgttctccccgtgcctgtgtgggttttctctgggcactctggtttcctcccacctcccaaaaacacgtagcatgaattggacactctaaattgcccctcaggtgtgatagtgagtgcggctgtttgtctcgatgtgccctgcgactggctggcaaccagttcagggtgtaccccgtctcctacctgttgacagctgggataggctccagcacttccgcgaccctcgtgaggataagcggctaaaaaatggatgggtggatggaaggcACATGACGGCAGAGAACCGATATGTTTGTCTAAAAATGAACCTCCCCAACTCACTTCAAAATAGTTATTTGATCCtttgatgccacaagatggcagcaaagctaTATGTGATTACTTTTAGCCGTGTTGGAGGAGGAACACTAATGGGTGGTTTGTGAAAGAATCTTGGACTTAATTCTTTAAAATGTGCATAATGTTTCGGTGGGTTAAActctaaaaaaaatctaatacagtttaaagtacagtacatttgttaagtacagttcagttctGCTTAATGTTAAATATTGAACTTTATTGTGGTACTGTAACATAAAAGTCAagtattttttgaggtggtGTTAAGAGCCGCTGCTTTAGTCAGTGCACAAAAAAGCAAACAGATGAGTTTTCCAGTGAATAACATAGGAACGGTCTCCTCCCCAAATCTGCAAAATATCAAAGACTGAGCTGCCAATAATGCCGGGActctttataaatatcttgcATTATTCAGTATGGGTTCTGGCAGCTTGTTTCGTTTTTCTTCCACAATGGTTTTGTTCCTCTACCCCATTgatgttttccatccattgttttttttttttgtactttgctaACTGTAGTGCACACTCTCACCAACCCAGTAAACCATTTTCAATCTTATTTTAGagagatggatgaatgattccCAATTGGTGTCCCATGAGAAATCATCAGGTGTATTGTACATACagtagttatccaatttcacttagtTTGaaaattacttatttttttttgttcatctgcTTTTGCCAGAGCCATATAGCGACAGCCTATTGAAATCTGTGTATTTCAGTCTgtatgtaataaaaaataacagtCAGTCATCCTCTGGTTTTGCATACCATCTTACTGGACAAGTAAATAAAGCAAATCATagtgaatatacagtacattgataTATTTCATAAACAAAAATAAGGCTTAGTAATACAATACTTTGTGTATATACACTTATATTTTACATGAGCAAAAACTGCATGGATAGCGTAATGTTTTACAAGACAACTAGATAATACATTCAAGACTGAAAGGAAGACAGGAGCTGAAATCCCCATAAATTTGGTAGGAAAGGATAAAATCACGTCAACGTTAAAGAAAACTGTGGTAACCAACTGATAGCTACTTTTACATGATAATGTAAAATTAGCGGTGCTGCCGGGTAGTTTGGGTTCATTTTCTTGAGCCCTTGTCAGTAATGGACTTTGGAGTCGTCAGCACATTTGTCCCCATTATCATAAAATGATGTAAGTTTGAACACAAGTACAGTACAACAAATAATGATAATAGTTTAATAGTATTTTGGTTCAAATTAACCCCCGGTTAATGAAACCATAGTATGACGTGCGAGCATTTGCTTTTAACAAAAGGTGATATAAAGTCCTTCAAAGTGACTTTGCATGTGTCCCATTCCATATTTTGGTAGggtattttttatgtatttttggtgCATTTCACATTAATCCTTCTACAGAAGCAGATGGCTTTGAAGAAGTGGCAGTGGCACGAGGAACACGGCTCACAACAGCCTTGATTTGGCAAACAGCTTTGTCCCAGCTGGGAACATGTTGCAGAAGCAGGTTTTGGTGCCTTGGTCGAAGAGTTCTTTGGAAGACTGGGCATCCCTTTGGGCCTCTGTGGGAATCaacacaaaaggaaaacaaccACTGTAATGCGGGCAGAAACAgggatttaaattaaaaaaaaagtaatcttttATATGTACAGGTGATAAACTCGAGGTCTGTGGGCCATATCTGGtcagccacatcattttatatgGCCCGCTACAGCACATCATGCGAGTAGCGTTTTGTGCAATAATCTGTGCAAAAATGGCTATTAGTCTTCCTTTTTATTAACAACCacacacttttaaaaaataaatacaccaaAAAAAGTATAAGTATAAATAAGGTCTCATAATCcagccctctgaggaaaaactATATGTAAAATGTGGCCAGccctccacccccccaaagtatttttttatacaagttGTTGATGTCATGATTAAATTGTGAGTATACTTTTGattatatttaattaattgaaatttCTTGGGGGAGACtttataataaatgaataaaatgaaacctATAGAGCAtctggaacatccatccatccattttctctgcaacttatcctcacaagggtcttggggagtgccggagcctatcccagctgttaacggaggaggcagggtacacccaggactggttgccagccaaacgcaaggcacatcgagacaaacagccgcactcacaatcacacctaggggcaatttagagtgtccaattaatgttgcatgtttttgggatgtgggaggagaccggaatacccggagaaaacccacgcaggcacggggagaacatgcaaagtccacacaggcgggtccgggattgaacctgggacctcagagctgtgaggctaacgctttaccagctactcCACCGTACCACCCATCTCGGAACAGATAACAAAAATAgcaatactgtacattcataCTTGCCATCATCTGAAGCTTCTGCTGTTCATACTGCCCTCTTCTTGCAAACAGTGTCCGatgtttgtttggaaaaatacctATTGGGAGAAAAACACgacagtaaaatttaaaaacttgCAGCCATCTCTAATATTAATACAGTTTAATCCAAAGCAACTTTTAAATTTCCCAACCTTGAGAAGAAAAACTCtcacaatgtcacaaaatgtggaaatacaGGTTAATTATGCACCTTATGACATCTATTGTCGGAGAATTGCATTGTCACTAAGTTGCTTGCacagataaatgaaaaaaaaaatcaaataagtgAACTTTGCAATTTTTCTGAGGCACACATGACGATCTTGTGGCATGATTTGTTACGGCACACTGATTTAGGAACCTTTATTTTATAATAAAGAACCCATTCAACAACACTTTCTGCTGAGAAATTAATCGAGAACTCGTTTTGTGTTAATGAGAACAAGCACATGAGAAAATGGGTGTGTACAAAGATGAAATGGGTGGTGTCAACAACCACAGGATGAAGCAAAGTCAGCAGCTGCTTGGGGGCCCTTGGTAATGtggaaatattaatattgtctCCTGTGGAGTACTGTACTGCACGTTTTGGTACTAACCAAGATGTATTCAGTCACTTCCTTTTGTGTTCACTAGAGGGTCTCAGTGGGATTCCAAATGCTCTCTATCCTGCATGTCTTGTGTATGTGCCAGATGggcaaaatgttaattttaacaACCTTGCCATTCAAAACAAGAGCAACCAGATGGAGCAGACCTCCTCAATTTTAAAACTGTGAACAAAACAGATTTAAGTGGGGAGTaccaaagttttctttttttttttcacaaggtCAAAAATCACTGGAAGCTCTTCTTGTGTGCTTACCTCTACAGAATTGTGCACATCATTTTgtgccccccccttcccccctcaACCGAACTAAAACCTTCAAATGAACATTATCTACAAGGAAATATGTttcttgtctgtctctgtatCTGCCCCTAATAGGATAATCTGTCAAAATTGATGGCTCAAATTCAATAATGTTGCAATGATTGAGCCTTGAAATAGACTGACGGCCCTACTGGTCATGGTTTACCTCCCCTTTCAACCTAAATCAAATGGGACAGGCTCTCTGCAAATTATTGCGCAATTAATTTAGTAATTGTAAATTGTTGATTGGATTGCCTAAGTGAAGTCCTGCATAAACCCAGACCACATCATTGAATCGGTCATGCATGATCAGATGATCACGAGCTCTCTCAAATCATGACAATATGCATAcgcgttaaacaaaaaaatataaaataaatatatggagACTGTGATCCTGATATAATGACCTTTGTTGCAATTGAGCTGTTGTCGGAAAAGTTATTGATGTTTTCAGATAAGGGGtgacgtccatccattttcgtgtACAATTTGCACTCCCCATCTGCAATTTAGCCCTACATTAAGCTTACATGCATGCCTTGGGAATGTGGCAAGAAACCAAAGTGCACTGAGAAAACCAGTCCAAGCGTTGGGAGAACATACTGTACAAACGCCAGAGAGGTCTGAGCCCAAATTCAAAATCCCAAGGTTGATGTGCTTACCACTGCTGCACCACGCTACCTTTAACTtaacaagaaaacaaatgtgttgACATGGCTATTTCAATAAGTAAATCATCTTTATAAGAAACGTgaaccaaaataatttaaactgaGAACAGGTGCACAGCAGTGCTGGAAATCCTCACAGAAAAGATTCAGTAAAATATTTACGGCAAAGGGCCGAGTTAACCTGCATTAGTTTTATGAGCgtgaacccccaccccccaaaaaaaatattggtgcaCGAAGCCAAACCGTGCCACGTGTGCAGCGAAATGATACGTGGTTATCAGTTCAGACATTTAGTTGTTGCTTCCTTAAAAATGTACCATATAAGTGTGTCTAGTCAGAGTTCACCTTTGTACACACTTATCTTGAGTGCACAAGTTAGTTGGATTTCGCCAGTaaaattttaggaaaacatATGATTTTTGAATTTGGCCAGATAATATAAATACCGTATCTGCTATATACAGTACCGCCTACCTGAGGCCTATCCAGTGATTGTTTGCCATGTCAGGGAAAGATTATTACACACACGTGCAAATAATTACGTTTGCATTGACGTCAGGGCACGCGTTTAAAACACCTTTTGTCATCAGTCATGGCTGGAGCAGAAAAGAAACCTGTTCTGGCATTAAAATACAAACAGATCTGCCATCCTGCGTGACCAAcgagctggttaaaataaaaacatattgcGAGAGTGAAAATTAAATCTGTCCTATAgtgatcaaataaaaaaacagattcGCGTTACAGGTTTATATATTGCAGTCACTGTACTTATATAAAGTGAAATAACATTTATCATAATATAGAATCATCACGTTAGTGTGTTATGCAACACAAACATTTGACAACTAGCAGATATTATTAATGTCTCAGTTTGCAGTACATCTGCACTGCGTCACCTAAGCAGTCCAGTACTTTGAGTCTCTTATGGAGTCATTTACAAAATATGAACTGTATCTTTATGGAGCAAgtgctctcaaaaaaaaaaaaagaaaaatcatttcagtACCTGAACTTTTtaacaacaactttttttcacactttcAACCTTATATTATTATCAAACTGATTTTAGGTGCTAGTCTTAAAGATTTTGTTACAGGGCTACAATCACCTAAATATTAGTCTCTGCCCTCAGTATGACGCAAGGCAGTTGTACAGCATTGTAAACCACAACCACAATCATAAATACATTGGTAAATTGATTTTGCAGTCATTTGATGTCACACTGATTGATGATGGCTACTTAAGGTCTGTGTGGGGAAGCTTTCCTATCAAGCaccataatttatttatttacttttttttttttttacaaaggacTTCAAGGGCCATATTCAGCCTAtgaaaaatatatcattttATATTATGAGAAATTATGGGTGAGATCTTTTGGGGCCATTTTATAAGAGATCCTCTGTGGTATTATTTCGTTTTGGAATTATGGGAGAAGCTTGGCAGGCCAGATCAAAACCTCATGCAAGGTAATATTTCCTTCAAGGGGTGGTGGTTCCCAACATCTGCTCAacataatttcacatttaattcTTTGCTACACTACTTGTATTAATACCACTGAATTCAATAAAAAGTgcagggtgttaaaaaaaataagaaaaaaaacccatctggGTTGTGGGGTCATCTCACCTGCCCTGCTGGAGATCTTAGTCAAATCCCTGCTGCCACTTTGGATATCTTTGCTGGTGAGAAGTCCTCCGCTGACAAAGGCcagaagaagaacaaataaaCTCAACAGTGACAGTTTCATCCTGACTGCAATCAGCTTCCTTCCTTCTGGTGTCACAAGTTACCACTttagaggatgaaaaaaaaacaaacaatgccaCAGGGGGTCTCCTGACCTGCTGACTAGAGGATCAGACTTGCTttgtctgtgtctctctctgcaTTCTGACTTGAACTTATTTGAAAAGCAGGCAAACACATGTACAAAACCCGCCCCTCTTTGTCTTCACGCCTTTTAGCTACGCAAGTATCATTTGACCTATACTGTCTTACTTTTGTCGACTTTCCGGCAAGTTCAACATTTAACTACACGCACATAGACCAAACTTGGTGCCTCTCTTTTAATGAACTTTAACTTGAATTGACAGAGtgatataaataaaaattcctGAATgttaaccatttttttcaaaagaacgTAATGTAACAGGCttggacaaaaataatgggAGGTCGAGAAAAGATAATAATCTGGCCGCACAGTACAATTATTTTCTCTAATTTGCACCACTAGTGTCTTCACACTTGTGATAAGTACGTGACAAGTTGTCACTGTGGACCACAGACGGGTGAGCGTTTTCTCATGAAATGAAGAATAAAATTATAGACATGCATGTTCAAGATGAAGGCTTTCAGAGCATCTCCAAGCAGCTTTACATATAGTCCAATAGAGCTTGTgtacctacgtcataaaatcacttgacttttgtttacctcgccatattgccggtctaacaaagcattgttcaatgttcaacacaaaaatatgtcttatggCACGACGctcagagtcttgtctgataccgttagacatttagaaggtgaaaataaacaaatttatgtggaaaaattagataaactcggcatagaggacccgtatttaatgccgaagtcaaagttttcactgataagaaattggactgttaattcacttccgcttgtcttggaaaactttatctacacatgtatctggtgattAAATTGTTGAGAttcacacggaaaagtttgaaagtgtagaaaagtctggatgcatacaaatacttagttgctggatctgttctcaatcaggaataaatcccacagagtgacaggttcggccacacgttaacctttgcctgAATCCATCGGTCTTTTCAGATAGTTTTCAATACaagtaccaatatttaaataaatgaccgctGGTTTTActaaaactcacattcattaactatgattggaaaaaaaaagaggatggagtcgtctccatggaacgtacacggaagcgattgcggccacacaacTTCCGTAAAActccgcatttttttttttaatatgcattgttctcaaattagaaACCTTGGCATTAGAAATACTTCTTggcaatttgagattgagaagaatagttcctacctgaaatgaaacgatCGCTGCAtaggcatgtgtgtattttggttgggcaccatccatcatgtttaattgctgaaatccatcgatcttttctggtcttttcagctggcattccatagaatgatctctttgaagattggtcgcgtctgttgtgacaaccaacagcacaacaggtctcggttattgtaaatattcttctcCGGTTCTAAGTCTCCCACAATAtccagcagctctgtttgaccggcaatatgtgaaaatggtgacgtcacgtacatGAGCTCTATTcgtcctgacagaactggtgtgaCTGAGTCAAGTTTGTAGGCTTGCCTGCTTGCAGATGCTTTTGGGGTCTGCCCACAGTATGAGTATAAATTTTCAATAGGATGGAGGTCAAGGTTTTAGTGAAGATATTCTTGGCCCGCATCGAGATTGACCCAAAACATACCGTGTGCGCATGTAAAGCATGTAAGGAGACATTTTCTGTATTCTTGCACATTTTTGAAGAGTTCCCAGGTGCCATGAATAACAGGTCTGCAACATCATCACCAATCACCATCAACCGTTTGTAATGCCATGTGACGCATGGATCACACTAGTAAGCTCAGATTTGCTGCTTCTTGCAAATGTTTTGAATAACTTCCAGGATTTTACCGTTgctctttgttgttgttctgttgATCCTTGCCAAGCAGGTCCCGGTCTCCCTCTGCTTCCCTGTCTTTGCAAGTTCCAATTCAGTGATTATCTGGTGGAATTGTCTGCTGGTTTGGTAAATGTGTGGCCAATTCAACCCCATCCATTTGAACCGCTACACgttctcctcctcccctttctCACACTTATTAATTTCTGAATTTCTGACTGCTGATCAGCTTGATGTTGATTATCAATCACAAACATTTGTTGAGGAAAAGTCTGAAGATGTGTGTTGTTGACTTGAGGAAAAGTCAAAGTttgttgttgactttgtttctttccatttatttcaaccaGAACACAGAAAAGAATTGACGTTGCTATTCAGTATACAAAGCTTGTGGTTTGAATGATCAGTTTAGACAGACAGACGGGTTTCACAGTAAGGAATGCTGACCTTGTTACCAACTCTTTCACTATATTCTCTCTCTTTTGATGTAACAGTAGCAAAGTATGTACATAAGACTATTTCAAGAGTGTCCTCATCTTGcacaaattaattattaattggaTTGTTAAGCATGACCTTGTCATAAAATATAAACTACAAACCACGTTCCAATGAAGTCGGGATGTTgtcttaaacaaaaacaaactacaatgatttacaaatcttGTTCAACctacatttaatttaatacgctacaaagacaagatatttaatgttcaaacttagAATTTTAACTTagcattaacttggaattttatagCTGCAACAAAGCTgggacatttggcaaaaaaagacTGTGAAGGTTCAAGAATGCTCATCCAACACTTGTTTGGAACTTCCCACAGATGAACAGGCACATTTGGAACTGGTGGATGCCATGATTGGATTATGAAAGGCGCGTTCATGAATTGCatagtcattcacaagcaaagatggggtgaggttcacctctttgtgaacaagcgtgtgagaaaatagtcaaatagTTAgcacaatgttcctcaatgtacaattgcaaggaatttagggatttgaTCATACAAGGGCCATAATATCA contains:
- the LOC133493079 gene encoding agouti-related protein-like, with the protein product MKLSLLSLFVLLLAFVSGGLLTSKDIQSGSRDLTKISSRAGIFPNKHRTLFARRGQYEQQKLQMMRPKGMPSLPKNSSTKAPKPASATCSQLGQSCLPNQGCCEPCSSCHCHFFKAICFCRRINVKCTKNT